The following proteins are co-located in the Polymorphospora rubra genome:
- a CDS encoding glycine--tRNA ligase has product MPADRIDAIVSLAKRRGFVFPSSEIYGGTRSAWDYGPLGVELKENVRRQWWRTMVQQRDDIVGLDSAVILSRDVWAASGHLDAFVDPLTECQSCHKRFRADHLEEAYEAKQGRPPAGLAELNCPNCGNKGTFTEPRMFNGLMKTYLGPVESEEGLHYLRPETAQGIFVNYNNVATAARKKPPFGIAQVGKSFRNEITPGNFIFRTREFEQMEMEFFVEPGSDEQWHEYWLQERWNWYIDLGLSESNLRFYEHPKEKLSHYSKRTVDIEYRFLFGGTEFSELEGIANRTDFDLTTHSKHSGVDLSYFDQEKQERWVPYVIEPAAGLTRAVLAFLLEAYDEDEAPNTKGGVDKRTVMRFDPRLAPVKVAVLPLSRNPDLSPKARDLSATLRKRWVVEFDDSQAIGRRYRRQDEIGTPFCVTVDFETLDDNAVTIRDRDTMTQERVSLDQVERYLLERLPGC; this is encoded by the coding sequence ATGCCAGCCGACCGTATCGACGCCATTGTCAGCCTCGCCAAGCGCCGGGGTTTCGTCTTTCCCTCCAGCGAGATCTACGGAGGCACCCGATCGGCGTGGGACTACGGCCCGCTCGGTGTCGAACTGAAGGAGAACGTCCGCCGGCAGTGGTGGCGGACGATGGTCCAGCAGCGTGACGACATCGTCGGGCTCGACTCGGCGGTGATCCTGTCCCGCGACGTGTGGGCCGCCTCCGGGCACCTCGACGCGTTCGTCGACCCGCTGACCGAGTGCCAGTCCTGCCACAAGCGGTTCCGGGCCGACCACCTCGAAGAGGCGTACGAGGCCAAGCAGGGCCGGCCGCCGGCCGGGCTCGCCGAACTGAACTGCCCGAACTGTGGCAACAAGGGCACCTTCACCGAGCCGCGCATGTTCAACGGGCTGATGAAGACCTACCTCGGTCCGGTGGAGAGCGAGGAGGGCCTGCACTACCTCCGGCCGGAGACCGCGCAGGGCATCTTCGTCAACTACAACAACGTCGCCACCGCGGCCCGTAAGAAGCCGCCGTTCGGCATCGCCCAGGTCGGCAAGTCGTTCCGCAACGAGATCACGCCGGGCAACTTCATCTTCCGGACCCGCGAATTCGAGCAGATGGAGATGGAGTTCTTCGTCGAGCCCGGGTCCGACGAGCAGTGGCACGAATACTGGCTCCAGGAGCGCTGGAACTGGTACATCGACCTCGGGCTGAGCGAGTCGAACCTGCGGTTCTACGAGCACCCGAAGGAAAAGCTGTCGCACTACTCGAAGCGGACCGTCGACATCGAATACCGCTTCCTGTTCGGCGGCACCGAGTTCTCCGAGTTGGAGGGCATCGCCAACCGCACCGACTTCGACCTCACCACGCACAGCAAGCACTCCGGCGTCGACCTGTCGTACTTCGACCAGGAGAAGCAGGAGCGCTGGGTGCCGTACGTCATCGAGCCGGCCGCCGGCCTTACCCGGGCCGTGCTGGCGTTCCTGCTCGAGGCGTACGACGAGGACGAGGCGCCGAACACCAAGGGCGGCGTCGACAAGCGGACCGTGATGCGGTTCGACCCCCGGCTGGCGCCGGTCAAGGTCGCCGTACTGCCGCTGTCGCGCAACCCCGACCTCTCGCCGAAGGCCCGCGACCTCAGCGCGACGCTGCGCAAGCGCTGGGTGGTGGAGTTCGACGACTCGCAGGCGATCGGTCGCCGCTACCGCCGGCAGGACGAGATCGGCACCCCGTTCTGCGTCACCGTCGACTTCGAGACGCTCGACGACAACGCGGTCACGATCCGCGACCGGGACACGATGACGCAGGAGCGGGTGTCACTGGACCAGGTCGAGCGCTACCTGCTCGAGCGCCTCCCCGGCTGCTGA
- a CDS encoding metal ABC transporter ATP-binding protein, producing the protein MSTAVVDVRHGVVAYDGRPVLRDVSLTVAPGEVVAILGANGSGKSTLVRAALGLVPVAGGTVTLFGTPLRRFRQWWRIGYVPQRIGAGSGVPATVGEVVASGRLARRGVLRPAGAADRRAVTAALTAVGLAERAGDPVATLSGGQQQRTLIARALAGEPEALVLDEPTAGVDAASQEAFAEALRGFKAGGGTVLLVAHELGPLHPLVDRAVVVHDGAIAHDGPVPAPAGHHAAPDHDHVHPHADEEPPTAGTWGR; encoded by the coding sequence GTGAGCACGGCGGTTGTCGACGTCCGGCACGGGGTGGTCGCCTACGACGGCCGCCCCGTGCTGCGGGACGTCTCCCTGACGGTGGCCCCCGGTGAGGTGGTCGCCATCCTCGGTGCCAACGGGTCCGGCAAGTCCACCCTGGTCCGCGCCGCCCTCGGCCTGGTGCCGGTGGCCGGCGGCACGGTCACCCTGTTCGGTACGCCGCTGCGCCGGTTCCGGCAGTGGTGGCGGATCGGCTACGTGCCGCAGCGGATCGGGGCGGGCAGCGGCGTACCGGCCACGGTCGGCGAGGTGGTCGCCTCCGGGCGGCTGGCCCGGCGGGGCGTACTGCGGCCGGCCGGGGCCGCCGACCGGCGGGCGGTGACGGCGGCGCTGACCGCGGTCGGGCTCGCCGAGCGGGCCGGTGACCCGGTCGCCACCCTCTCCGGCGGGCAGCAGCAGCGCACGCTCATCGCCCGTGCGCTGGCCGGCGAGCCCGAGGCGCTGGTCCTCGACGAGCCGACCGCCGGGGTCGACGCGGCCAGCCAGGAGGCGTTCGCCGAGGCGCTACGCGGTTTCAAGGCCGGTGGCGGGACGGTGCTGCTGGTCGCCCACGAGTTGGGCCCGCTGCACCCGCTGGTCGACCGCGCGGTCGTCGTACACGACGGCGCGATCGCCCACGACGGGCCGGTGCCGGCCCCGGCCGGCCACCACGCGGCGCCCGACCACGACCACGTGCATCCGCACGCCGACGAGGAGCCTCCGACGGCCGGGACGTGGGGACGATGA
- a CDS encoding antibiotic biosynthesis monooxygenase family protein, translating to MLVLNRFVVDEDGAETFADRAHAALAALARRPGYRRGELVRALDDPRYWSLVTQWESVGAYRRALGDFDVKITAIPLLAESVDEPSAYESLATAEPGGEVVVGTSDRAVNPGR from the coding sequence GTGCTGGTGCTGAACCGCTTCGTCGTCGACGAGGACGGCGCCGAGACGTTCGCCGACCGGGCCCACGCCGCCCTGGCCGCCCTGGCCCGCCGGCCCGGATACCGCCGCGGCGAACTTGTCCGCGCGCTCGACGACCCCCGGTACTGGAGCCTCGTCACGCAGTGGGAGTCGGTCGGGGCGTACCGCCGGGCCCTCGGCGACTTCGACGTCAAGATCACAGCGATCCCGCTGCTCGCCGAGTCGGTCGACGAGCCGTCGGCCTACGAGTCGCTGGCCACCGCCGAGCCGGGGGGCGAGGTCGTGGTCGGCACCAGCGACCGGGCCGTGAACCCGGGACGCTGA
- a CDS encoding acyl-CoA dehydrogenase family protein codes for MTTTQDERPAAGGIDGGAGPLPQEAGQVSEKEARQVAEAARETEWGKPSFGKELFLGRLRLDLIDPWPQPDPAKTARADEFLARLGEYVRTEVDGAQIERDARIPDEVFQGLGRLGAFGMKIDEEYGGLGLSNLHYCRALMLAGSVSPAIGALLSAHQSIGVPQPLKMFGSAEQKKRFLPRLAAGEVSAFLLTEPDVGSDPARLGATAEPVEGGFKLNGVKLWATNGTVATLLVVMARVPAGDGQRGGITAFVVEGDSPGITVERRNEFLGLRGLENSVTRFHDVFVPADQVIGGVGKGLKIALTTLNTGRLSLPAMCVGAGKWSLNVAREWAAERVQWGRPVGEHEAVAKKLSFIAATTYGMETMLDLCCMLADDDRNDIRIEAALVKLYASELAWQVADELIQIRGGRGYETADSLAARGERPAAVEQILRDLRINRIFEGSTEIMHLLIAREAVDAHLSVAGDIIDPDADLARKARAGARAGAFYARWLPTLAVGRGQTPTGYAEYGPLAGHLRYVERTSRKLARSTFYAMSRWQGRMERKQAFLARIVDIGAELFAMAATCVRAKAERDTRPEGMELADLFCRQARVRAERLFAELWDNTDSIDVKAAKRILGGRYTFLEDGVVTPATDVDQVAAWEPGPSTVGDVRRRIPPVD; via the coding sequence GTGACGACGACGCAGGACGAACGCCCGGCGGCGGGTGGGATCGACGGCGGTGCCGGACCACTGCCGCAGGAGGCGGGTCAGGTCTCGGAGAAGGAGGCCCGGCAGGTCGCGGAGGCAGCCCGGGAAACCGAGTGGGGCAAGCCCAGCTTCGGCAAGGAACTCTTTCTCGGCCGGCTCCGGCTCGACCTGATCGACCCGTGGCCGCAGCCCGACCCGGCGAAGACGGCCAGGGCCGACGAGTTCCTCGCCCGGCTCGGCGAGTACGTCCGCACCGAGGTCGACGGCGCGCAGATCGAGCGCGACGCCCGCATCCCCGACGAGGTCTTCCAGGGCCTCGGCCGGCTCGGCGCCTTCGGCATGAAGATCGACGAGGAGTACGGCGGACTCGGCCTGTCCAACCTGCACTACTGCCGGGCGCTGATGCTGGCCGGCTCGGTCAGCCCGGCGATCGGCGCGCTGCTGTCGGCACACCAGTCGATCGGCGTACCGCAGCCGCTGAAGATGTTCGGCAGCGCCGAGCAGAAGAAGCGCTTCCTGCCCCGGCTCGCCGCCGGGGAGGTGTCGGCGTTCCTGCTCACCGAGCCCGACGTCGGTTCCGACCCGGCCCGGCTCGGTGCGACCGCCGAACCCGTCGAGGGTGGATTCAAGCTCAACGGCGTCAAGCTGTGGGCCACCAACGGCACCGTCGCCACCCTGCTGGTGGTGATGGCCCGGGTGCCCGCCGGCGACGGGCAGCGCGGCGGCATCACCGCCTTCGTCGTCGAGGGCGACTCACCGGGCATCACCGTCGAGCGGCGCAACGAGTTCCTCGGCCTGCGCGGCCTGGAGAACAGCGTGACCCGGTTCCACGACGTGTTCGTACCGGCCGACCAGGTCATCGGCGGCGTCGGCAAGGGACTCAAGATCGCGCTGACCACGCTGAACACCGGCCGGCTGTCGCTGCCCGCGATGTGCGTCGGCGCCGGCAAGTGGTCGCTGAACGTCGCCCGCGAGTGGGCCGCCGAACGGGTCCAGTGGGGCCGCCCGGTCGGCGAGCACGAGGCGGTCGCCAAGAAACTGTCGTTCATCGCCGCCACCACGTACGGCATGGAAACCATGCTCGACCTGTGCTGCATGCTCGCCGACGACGACCGCAACGACATCCGGATCGAGGCGGCCCTGGTCAAGCTCTACGCCAGCGAACTCGCCTGGCAGGTCGCCGACGAACTGATCCAGATCCGCGGCGGTCGCGGCTACGAGACCGCCGACTCGCTCGCGGCCCGCGGCGAGCGGCCGGCCGCCGTCGAACAGATCCTGCGTGACCTGCGGATCAACCGGATCTTCGAGGGCTCCACCGAGATCATGCACCTGCTGATCGCCCGTGAGGCGGTCGACGCCCACCTGTCGGTCGCCGGCGACATCATCGACCCGGACGCCGACCTGGCCCGCAAGGCCCGCGCCGGCGCGCGGGCGGGTGCCTTCTACGCCCGGTGGCTGCCGACGCTGGCCGTCGGGCGCGGTCAGACCCCGACCGGGTACGCCGAGTACGGCCCGCTCGCCGGTCACCTGCGGTACGTCGAGCGGACGTCGCGCAAACTCGCCCGCTCCACGTTCTACGCGATGTCGCGCTGGCAGGGCCGGATGGAGCGCAAGCAGGCGTTTCTGGCCAGGATCGTCGACATCGGCGCGGAACTGTTCGCGATGGCGGCGACCTGTGTCCGGGCGAAGGCCGAGCGGGATACCCGGCCGGAGGGGATGGAACTGGCCGACCTGTTCTGCCGGCAGGCCCGGGTGCGCGCCGAACGGCTCTTCGCCGAGTTGTGGGACAACACCGACTCGATCGATGTGAAGGCGGCGAAGCGGATCCTCGGCGGCCGGTACACGTTCCTGGAGGACGGCGTGGTGACCCCGGCCACCGACGTCGACCAGGTGGCCGCCTGGGAGCCTGGACCGTCCACTGTGGGTGACGTCCGCCGCCGCATCCCGCCGGTCGACTGA
- a CDS encoding metal ABC transporter substrate-binding protein: MFERSTPRIAATCAAALLVLGGAAACGDDSSAGADGNRVDVVAAFYPLQFVAERVGGDAVAVTNLVKPGAESHDLELNPQQVGQLTDAEVVIYLKGFQPAVDEAVDQQAADRAFDVATAVPLLDAAAGGHDHDHEGEDGHDDGHDDHGHEDEASPEPTAAEDDGHDHDTSGKDPHFWLDPTRLATVADEFAKRLGEVDADRAADYTARAQALRTELTALDQEYEQGLATCQRRELVTSHSAFGYLADRYKLEQIGITGLTPEDEPSPQRLAEVTEEAKLHGATTIFFETLVSPKVAETIAREVGAQTAVLDPLEGLQAGSTGDYPSVMRANLTTLKPALGCS, from the coding sequence ATGTTTGAACGCTCCACCCCCCGTATCGCTGCCACCTGCGCCGCCGCCCTGCTGGTGCTGGGCGGGGCTGCCGCGTGCGGTGACGACTCGTCGGCCGGCGCCGACGGCAACCGGGTCGACGTCGTCGCCGCCTTCTATCCGCTCCAGTTCGTCGCCGAACGGGTCGGCGGCGACGCCGTCGCGGTCACCAACCTCGTCAAGCCCGGCGCCGAGTCGCACGACCTCGAACTCAACCCGCAGCAGGTCGGCCAACTCACCGACGCCGAGGTGGTGATCTACCTCAAGGGGTTCCAGCCGGCGGTCGACGAGGCGGTCGACCAGCAGGCCGCCGACCGGGCCTTCGACGTCGCGACCGCCGTACCGCTGCTCGACGCCGCCGCCGGCGGTCACGACCACGACCACGAGGGCGAGGACGGGCACGACGACGGTCACGACGACCACGGCCACGAGGACGAGGCGAGCCCCGAGCCGACGGCCGCCGAGGACGACGGGCACGACCACGACACCAGCGGCAAGGACCCGCACTTCTGGCTCGACCCGACCCGGCTGGCGACGGTCGCCGACGAGTTCGCCAAGCGGCTCGGCGAGGTCGACGCGGACCGGGCCGCCGACTACACCGCCCGCGCCCAGGCGTTGCGCACCGAGTTGACCGCGCTGGACCAGGAGTACGAGCAGGGCCTGGCGACCTGCCAGCGCCGGGAGCTGGTGACCAGCCACAGCGCGTTCGGCTACCTCGCCGACCGTTACAAGCTGGAGCAGATCGGCATCACCGGCCTCACCCCGGAGGACGAGCCGTCGCCGCAGCGGCTGGCCGAGGTGACCGAGGAGGCCAAGCTCCACGGCGCCACCACGATCTTCTTCGAGACGCTGGTCAGCCCGAAGGTCGCCGAGACGATCGCCCGCGAGGTCGGGGCCCAGACGGCGGTCCTCGATCCGCTCGAGGGCCTTCAGGCCGGGAGCACCGGCGACTACCCGTCGGTCATGCGCGCCAACCTGACCACCCTCAAGCCGGCCCTCGGCTGCTCGTGA
- a CDS encoding metal ABC transporter permease, which produces MSLFQYDFMIRALIGALVIGLAAPALGIYLVQRRMSLIGDGVGHVALTGVGVGLLLDRSPVLTAVLVAAAGAIAIELLRERGRTSGDMALALLFYGGIAGGVMLVGLSADRSNANLMAYLFGSLTTTSEQDLWVIVGLAAAVLVAMVLLRPALFAICHDEEYARVSGLPVRALNLLIAVTTAVTVTIAMRTVGLLLISAMMVVPVAAAQQVTRGFKATMALAMTLGLLSAGSGVWLAAQANTALGATIVVLAIAAFLGIAVGAAVWRSLRRRTVPAGAPVAEVEPPEVVLKH; this is translated from the coding sequence ATGAGCCTCTTCCAGTACGACTTCATGATCCGCGCCCTGATCGGCGCGCTCGTCATCGGGCTGGCCGCGCCCGCCCTCGGGATCTATCTGGTGCAGCGCCGGATGTCGCTGATCGGCGACGGGGTCGGGCACGTCGCGCTGACCGGCGTCGGTGTCGGCCTGTTGCTCGACCGCTCCCCCGTGCTCACCGCGGTGCTGGTCGCGGCCGCCGGGGCGATCGCCATCGAACTGCTCCGCGAGCGCGGCCGCACCTCCGGCGACATGGCCCTCGCGCTGCTCTTCTACGGCGGTATCGCCGGCGGCGTGATGCTGGTCGGGCTGTCCGCCGACCGCAGCAACGCCAACCTGATGGCATACCTGTTCGGCTCGCTGACCACGACCAGCGAGCAAGACCTGTGGGTGATCGTCGGGCTGGCGGCGGCGGTCCTGGTGGCGATGGTGCTGCTGCGTCCGGCGCTGTTCGCCATCTGCCACGACGAGGAGTACGCCCGGGTGTCCGGGCTGCCGGTCCGGGCGCTGAACCTGCTGATCGCGGTGACCACGGCGGTGACCGTGACGATCGCGATGCGAACCGTCGGGCTGCTGCTGATCAGCGCCATGATGGTCGTCCCGGTGGCGGCGGCCCAGCAGGTCACCCGGGGCTTCAAGGCCACCATGGCCCTCGCGATGACGCTCGGGCTGCTCAGTGCCGGCTCCGGCGTCTGGCTGGCCGCGCAGGCCAACACCGCCCTCGGCGCGACGATCGTGGTCCTGGCGATCGCCGCCTTCCTCGGCATCGCGGTCGGGGCGGCGGTGTGGCGGTCGTTGCGCCGCCGTACGGTTCCCGCCGGCGCACCGGTCGCCGAGGTCGAGCCGCCGGAAGTCGTACTGAAGCACTGA
- a CDS encoding Fur family transcriptional regulator — translation MTGDSTATRNTRQRSAVSALLAEVEGFHSAQDLHGMLRDRGERVGLTTVYRTLQGLADAGEVDVMRPPGGEHLYRRCSEGHHHHLVCRSCGRTVEVEGPAVETWAERVAAQHGYADVSHTLEIFGTCPECRR, via the coding sequence ATGACCGGTGACTCCACCGCGACCCGCAACACCCGGCAGCGCAGCGCGGTCAGCGCCCTGCTCGCCGAGGTCGAGGGCTTCCACAGCGCCCAGGACCTGCACGGCATGCTCCGCGACCGGGGCGAACGGGTCGGCCTGACCACCGTCTACCGCACGCTCCAGGGGCTCGCCGACGCCGGCGAGGTCGACGTGATGCGCCCGCCCGGCGGCGAGCACCTCTACCGCCGGTGCAGCGAGGGACACCACCACCACCTCGTCTGCCGGTCGTGCGGCCGGACCGTCGAGGTGGAGGGACCGGCCGTCGAGACGTGGGCGGAGCGGGTCGCCGCCCAGCACGGGTACGCCGACGTGAGCCACACCCTGGAGATCTTCGGCACCTGCCCGGAGTGCCGCCGCTGA
- a CDS encoding type II toxin-antitoxin system VapB family antitoxin, producing MTRTVIDLDDATLALAQRQLGTKTKRETINRALAIAAGTSADDRARGLAWLRDNAEHILDFEVLEENERAGR from the coding sequence ATGACCCGTACAGTGATCGATCTCGACGACGCGACGCTCGCCCTCGCACAACGACAACTCGGCACCAAGACCAAACGGGAGACCATCAACCGAGCCCTCGCTATCGCCGCCGGCACCAGCGCCGACGACCGCGCCCGGGGGCTCGCCTGGCTGCGGGACAACGCCGAGCACATCCTCGACTTCGAGGTCCTGGAAGAGAACGAACGCGCCGGTCGATGA
- the dusB gene encoding tRNA dihydrouridine synthase DusB has protein sequence MTTTAPAAVRPLTLGPHEVWPPVVLAPMAGITNVAFRRLCREQGGGIYVCEMITTRALVEKNPKTLRMIAFAPDERPRSLQLYGTDPEITAAAVRMVVERDLADHVDLNFGCPVPKVTRRGGGAALPWRHRLFARIVRGAVAAAAPAGIPVTVKMRKGIDDDHLTYVEAGLAAQDAGVAAVALHGRTAAQRYSGTADWDAIATLKQALDVPVLGNGDIWEADDALRMVDHTGVDGVVVGRGCLGRPWLFADLEAAFDARRVAGEMPGGTPVTKPVLPDLGQVATVMRRHAELLVEWFGGRWEPERDGCTDFRKHVAWYLKGFSVGSDLRRSLAMISSLAELDDLLGRLDPTEPFPTTVLGQPRGRTNSPGRVHLPDGWLADRDSDAVPAGAELDDSGG, from the coding sequence GTGACCACGACCGCCCCCGCCGCCGTCCGCCCGCTGACCCTCGGCCCACACGAGGTGTGGCCGCCGGTCGTGCTGGCGCCGATGGCCGGCATCACCAACGTGGCGTTCCGCCGGCTCTGCCGCGAGCAGGGCGGTGGGATCTACGTCTGCGAGATGATCACCACGCGGGCGCTGGTCGAGAAGAACCCGAAGACGCTGCGGATGATCGCCTTCGCGCCCGACGAGCGCCCGCGCAGCCTCCAGCTCTACGGCACCGACCCGGAGATCACCGCGGCGGCCGTGCGGATGGTGGTCGAACGGGACCTCGCCGACCACGTCGACCTCAACTTCGGCTGCCCGGTGCCGAAGGTCACCCGGCGGGGCGGTGGCGCGGCACTGCCGTGGCGGCACCGGCTCTTCGCCCGGATCGTGCGCGGCGCGGTGGCGGCGGCGGCGCCGGCCGGGATCCCGGTCACCGTCAAGATGCGCAAGGGCATCGACGACGACCATCTGACGTACGTCGAGGCGGGGCTCGCCGCCCAGGACGCCGGGGTGGCCGCCGTCGCGCTGCACGGCCGGACCGCCGCGCAGCGCTACTCGGGTACGGCCGACTGGGACGCGATCGCCACGTTGAAGCAGGCCCTGGACGTGCCGGTGCTCGGCAACGGCGACATCTGGGAGGCCGACGACGCGCTGCGGATGGTCGACCACACCGGCGTCGACGGCGTGGTCGTCGGCCGGGGCTGCCTGGGCCGGCCGTGGCTCTTCGCCGACCTGGAGGCGGCGTTCGACGCCCGGCGCGTGGCGGGCGAGATGCCCGGCGGCACACCGGTGACGAAGCCGGTGCTGCCCGACCTCGGGCAGGTGGCGACGGTCATGCGCCGGCACGCCGAACTCCTGGTCGAATGGTTCGGCGGCCGGTGGGAGCCGGAGCGCGACGGCTGCACCGACTTCCGCAAGCACGTGGCCTGGTATCTCAAGGGTTTCTCGGTCGGTTCGGACCTGCGCCGCTCGCTGGCGATGATCTCCAGCCTGGCCGAACTCGACGACCTGCTCGGTCGGCTCGACCCGACCGAGCCGTTTCCGACCACGGTGCTCGGCCAGCCGCGCGGGCGGACGAACTCGCCGGGCAGGGTGCACCTGCCCGACGGCTGGCTCGCCGACCGGGACAGCGACGCCGTTCCGGCCGGTGCCGAACTCGACGACTCCGGCGGCTGA
- a CDS encoding ArsR/SmtB family transcription factor — MTSGNGYEAYEGAGELLRALSAPIRVAIVTELAGGERCVHELVETLGAPQPLVSQHLRVLRGAGVVRGSRRGREIAYALVDEHVAHIVADAVSHAREAR, encoded by the coding sequence ATGACGAGCGGCAACGGCTACGAGGCGTACGAGGGCGCGGGCGAACTCCTACGTGCCCTGTCCGCTCCGATCCGGGTCGCCATCGTGACCGAACTGGCCGGCGGCGAGCGCTGCGTCCACGAACTGGTGGAGACGCTCGGCGCTCCCCAGCCCCTGGTCTCCCAGCATCTGCGGGTGTTGCGGGGCGCTGGCGTCGTGCGCGGATCGCGGCGCGGCCGGGAAATCGCCTACGCTCTCGTCGACGAACACGTCGCCCACATCGTCGCCGACGCGGTCAGCCATGCCCGGGAAGCGCGGTGA
- a CDS encoding PIN domain nuclease — MSYLADTSAVWRLLRGQIGEPWSRYVAQGLVAICPAVEAELMSSVRTERDYEPFFAVLRQAFSWCPTLDDPWRQILAVQRDLVRIGHHRGPSPMDILIALTAQEQRLTLLHVDADFDSIAKVRPGLPMIRIDQTVPD; from the coding sequence ATGAGCTATCTGGCCGACACGTCCGCCGTCTGGCGACTTCTGCGGGGACAAATCGGGGAACCGTGGTCACGCTACGTCGCGCAGGGACTGGTTGCGATCTGTCCAGCGGTGGAGGCGGAACTCATGTCGTCGGTCCGGACGGAGCGGGACTACGAACCGTTCTTCGCCGTGCTTCGACAAGCCTTCAGCTGGTGTCCTACGCTTGACGACCCGTGGCGCCAGATTCTCGCGGTGCAACGTGACCTCGTTCGGATCGGCCATCACCGGGGTCCGTCGCCGATGGACATCCTGATCGCGTTGACGGCACAGGAACAGCGGCTGACACTGCTGCACGTCGACGCCGACTTCGACTCGATCGCCAAGGTCCGGCCCGGCCTTCCCATGATCCGCATCGACCAGACGGTGCCCGACTGA
- a CDS encoding DUF6703 family protein, translating into MQPTHRGVPARLARINPTAAFLAALALVLVGLLAPGIIGGGILLVLAAALVALMALTWPVQPPATRVLRLAVIALVLAAAFLKIL; encoded by the coding sequence ATGCAGCCTACGCACCGTGGCGTGCCCGCCCGCCTCGCCCGGATCAACCCGACGGCGGCCTTCCTGGCGGCGCTGGCTCTCGTTCTGGTCGGGCTTCTCGCGCCGGGCATCATCGGTGGCGGCATCCTGCTGGTGCTGGCCGCCGCCCTGGTGGCCCTGATGGCGCTGACCTGGCCGGTCCAGCCCCCGGCCACCCGCGTACTCCGCCTGGCCGTCATCGCCCTCGTCCTGGCCGCCGCGTTCCTGAAGATCCTCTGA